One genomic region from Drosophila busckii strain San Diego stock center, stock number 13000-0081.31 chromosome 3R, ASM1175060v1, whole genome shotgun sequence encodes:
- the LOC108604289 gene encoding protein cereblon homolog isoform X1: MDDDDSGGISETTSENASAAATDMQVEEEVQAGRSHAGNDEDLSSAIEAVSAAHADSRARLESIVEEVNSMFEVVNDLMADARDLLRQAGGTSMRSENADALSQAAPSDEDEMPQALERADQVNEDQLDDNQIDEDQPDDDLIDENQPDPEQDQVYVDLQQIDDEIAASLSPVHSDSDMSLDSPGSEDDSDIEAVPRWMIPSNRVRSAVEVLVSHARSRDGGIAALLNRDNFLQRVRSMVFTQDRHRSRHSDESSLDTNPDGGVIGPPPPLDIDMEEGVRFDTNLPAEHSYFGPNVNRVPGVDYLEVGSTHRMLIFMHQHILFPGEVLPFLIDGSIIDDEVQESGRDGVIFGVGFPLMQPPEDNQHKLYGVTCQIYEKGQSGTHFVFYKSRALQRIVINCDDINGPPQYIARNPTMKCYSKVKILPEYFLPEPLKCIDMGSLNRFRDIPSMQDKFRRYQITTTPWPIEACQEYSFEDIIEKARKKLEIHKIDTMPKCPIQLSYWLVRNLHLTEKVMRLTFLTDSVNTRLQLIGTTLKEESIFYCRYCNSSLAFCSDLFAMSKHGVQTQYCNSAGYIHETNTVYRVIAQAIEYNGEPSTEFSWFPGYQWHIILCKFCAQHVGWEFKAIESNLVPKIFFGLAGSSVRIGKISERTPVNGSTFVVRNLLRLVSGGEAE; this comes from the exons atggATGACGATGATTCTGGAG GAATCTCTGAAACTACATCAGAAAATgcaagtgcagctgcaacagacATGCAGGTGGAGGAAGAAGTGCAAGCAGGCAGGTCACATGCTGGAAATGATGAAGACTTGAGCAGTGCAATAGAAGCTGTGTCCGCGGCTCATGCGGACAGTCGAGCACGGTTGGAAAGCATTGTCGAAGAGGTAAATAGCATGTTCGAGGTTGTTAATGACCTAATGGCCGATGCAAGAGACCTCTTACGACAGGCGGGCGGAACATCTATGCGCTCGGAAAATGCAGATGCATTGTCACAGGCGGCCCCAAGTGATGAAGATGAGATGCCACAAGCATTGGAGCGGGCAGATCAAGTTAATGAAGATCAGCTTGATGACAATCAAATTGATGAAGATCAACCTGATGACGATCTAATTGATGAAAATCAACCTGATCCAGAACAAGATCAAGTTTATGTTGATCTTCAACAAATTGATGACGAAATTGCAGCGAGTCTGAGTCCAGTGCATAGCGACAGTGATATGTCCCTAGATAGTCCAGGCAGCGAGG ATGACTCGGACATTGAGGCTGTGCCGCGCTGGATGATACCCTCCAATCGTGTGCGCTCCGCCGTGGAGGTGTTGGTATCACATGCACGCAGTCGGGATGGCGGCATTGCCGCGCTGCTAAATCGCGATAACTTTTTACAGCGCGTGCGTAGCATGGTTTTTACACAGGATCGTCATCGCAGCAGACATAGCGATGAGTCTAGTTTGGATACAAATCCGGATGGTGGCGTAATAGGCCCGCCACCGCCTTTGGATATTGACATGGAAGAGGGTGTACGCTTTGATACAAATTTGCCTGCAGAGCATTCATATTTTGGACCCAACGTCAATCGTGTGCCGGGCGTAGATTATCTGGAAGTGGGCAGCACCCATCGCatgcttatatttatgcatCAGCATATATTGTTTCCCGGTGAAGTGCTGCCATTTTTGATTGACGGTAGCATTATAGATGATGAAGTGCAGGAGAGTGGCCGCGATGGCGTCATATTTGGCGTGGGCTTTCCTCTAATGCAACCACCTGAAGATAATCAACACAAGCTTTACGGTGTCACCTGCCAGATATACGAAAAGGGCCAAAGCGGCACACACTTTGTATTCTACAAATCTCGGGCGTTGCAACGCATAGTCATCAATTGCGATGATATAAACGG ACCGCCGCAGTATATTGCACGTAATCCAACCATGAAGTGTTATAGTAAAGTTAAGATACTGCCAGAGTACTTTCTACCAGAGCCGCTCAAATGCATTGACATGGGGTCCCTGAATCGTTTTCGAGATATACCTTCAATGCAGGATAAGTTCCGCCGTTACCAAATAACCACGACACCTTGGCCAATTGAGGCATGCCAAGAATACTCCTTCGAAGATATAATAGAAAAGGCGCGCAAAAAGTTGGAAATACATAAGATAGACACAATGCCCAAGTGCCCCATACAGCTGTCATATTGGCTAGTGcgcaatttacatttaacagAGAAGGTTATGCGTCTAACGTTTCTAACGGATTCGGTTAATACACGCCTGCAGCTGATTGGCACTACATTGAAGGAGGAGTCGATCTTCTATTGCCGCTACTGCAATAGCAGCCTGGCCTTTTGCTCAGATCTGTTTGCCATGTCCAAGCACGGCGTACAAACACAATATTGTAATTCAG CTGGCTATATACACGAGACGAATACAGTATATCGCGTTATAGCACAAGCTATTGAATACAATGGTGAACCCTCGACCGAATTTAGTTGGTTTCCTGGCTATCAGTGGCATATTATACTCTGTAAGTTTTGTGCGCAACATGTGGGCTGGGAATTTAAGGCAATTGAGTCGAATTTAGTGCCGAAGATCTTCTTTGGTCTGGCTGGTTCCAGCGTGCGCATTGGCAAAATCAGTGAGCGTACTCCTGTTAATGGCAGCACCTTTGTTGTGCGCAATCTGTTGCGCCTAGTCTCTGGGGGTGAAGCGGAATGA
- the LOC108601424 gene encoding uncharacterized protein LOC108601424 gives MLNMSQQLSHPNPVHAQQPHPHIPAHPLQHPQQQQQLQQHYGECRALPAINESFAQFSQHRSSIALLSLSPLDLSLRAAANIVPITPPSTPSPPRKRQRLMSEENYLWRPHLPTPATASAAAAPATLAMPAAAASYFQTEQQLGASCYGLRSLEAAGYEKSNFHIKSNFAHIPANKLSVASATSVGSGSGSQVDETIVLTEDEDETVVSSHDYNDYATDTDSDTEHNTEIEVNDDDAQSTQQQQTEQQQQEEDEEEVFVDILSNDDDAQSPSLRLQAQLLEAKALKRNELTYEDKELHHQAIDGLARLFERDFGPPAKQREAIETVDVEEQSLPEKVYTDLSGAAPTQLPPATSDLPPLLPTQKPHKSERRRTKLRKHAAIDEETISPVSGTIIRKLRDDEELVVRKGDIDPTFNVVEITEEAKAILASIDNKIGDYLCQLCRTVYDDAFMLAQHRCPRIVHIEYKCSECEKVFNCPANLASHRRWHKPKSEMQANKKRSSLNDASSSSQDASKSTTEDAADGIYPCHQCGKTFRRHAYLKKHQASHQMMENLKSMDFFHHQQQQQQHQQQQQAPPATATHATAATAAAATATPYLLPRPPHCALYGNAASKTYANAQRFAGFPFQPFEQRRFYSLSELYLSQQLERSSAFQYVHANHLRQLSNAAHNMLPPQSVK, from the exons ATGCTGAACATGAGTCAACAACTGTCTCATCCCAATCCAGTGCATGCCCAGCAGCCCCATCCACATATACCAGCGCATCCTTTGCAGcatccacagcagcagcagcagctacaacaacactACGGAGAGTGTCGAGCATTACCGGCAATCAACGAGTCATTTGCGCAATTTAGTCAGCATCGTTCGTCAATTGCGCTGCTCTCGTTGTCACCGCTGGATCTGTCGCTGCGTGCGGCGGCAAATATAGTGCCAATTACGCCGCCATCGACGCCCTCGCCGCCGCGAAAGCGTCAAAGATTGATGTCCGAGGAAAATTATCTGTGGCGGCCGCACTTGCCGACCCCAGCaacagcttcagcagcagcagcaccagctacCTTGGCtatgccagcagctgctgcaagttaCTTTCAGACTGAGCAGCAATTGGGGGCGAGCTGTTATGGTCTACGCAGTTTGGAAGCTGCTGGCTATGAGAAAAGTAATTTTCACATTAAAAGTAACTTTGCGCACATTCCGGCGAATAAATTGAGCGTGGCAAGTGCAACAAGCGtgggcagcggcagtggcagccagGTGGATGAGACAATTGTGTTGACCGAGGACGAGGATGAAACAGTTGTTAGTTCCCATGACTACAATGACTATGCTACGGATACGGACAGCGATACGGAGCATAATACGGAAATAGAAGTCAACGATGATGATGCGCAGTcaacgcagcaacaacaaacggagcagcagcagcaagaggaGGATGAGGAGGAAGTGTTTGTGGACATTTTAAGCAATGACGATGATGCGCAGAGTCCATCGTTGAGATTGCAGGCACAGCTGCTGGAGGCGAAAGCACTGAAGCGCAATGAGCTGACCTATGAGGATAAGGAGCTGCATCATCAGGCTATCGATGGACTCGCTAGACTGTTCGAGCGCGACTTTGGGCCGCCTGCTAAGCAGCGCGAGGCAATAGAAACTGTAGATGTGGAAGAGCAGTCGCTGCCAGAGAAAGTTTATACGGATCTTAGCGGCGCAGCTCCCACGCAATTGCCGCCAGCAACGTCGGACTTGCCACCGCTGCTCCCAACACAAAAGCCACACAAGTCGGAGCGTCGCCGCACCAAGCTGCGCAAACATGCAGCCATTGATGAGGAAACCATCAGTCCCGTTTCGGGCACCATTATACGCAAGCTACGCGATGATGAGGAGTTGGTAGTGCGCAAAGGTGACATTGATCCGACTTTCAATGTGGTCGAAATTACGGAGGAGGCCAAGGCCATTTTAGCCAGCATTGACAATAAGATTGGCGACTACTTATGTCAGCTTTGTCGCACCGTCTACGATGACGCCTTCATGCTCGCCCAGCATCGCTGTCCGCGCATCGTGCACATCGAATACAAATGCTCCGAATGCGAAAAG GTTTTCAATTGTCCAGCTAATTTGGCTTCGCATCGCCGCTGGCATAAGCCCAAGTCCGAAATGCAGGCCAACAAGAAGCGTAGTAGCCTCAATGATGCCTCCAGCTCTAGTCAGGATGCAAGCAAGTCTACCACAGAGGATGCCGCCGACGGCATTTATCCTTGTCATCAATGTGGCAAGACTTTTAGACG CCACGCCTATCTGAAGAAACATCAGGCCTCGCATCAAATGATGGAGAATCTCAAGAGCATGGACTTCtttcatcatcaacaacaacagcagcaacatcagcagcagcagcaagcgccgCCGGCAACAGCCACacatgcaactgcagcaacagcagcagcagctacagccacACCCTATCTCTTACCACGCCCACCACATTGTGCACTCTATGGCaatgcagcaagcaaaacttaTGCCAACGCGCAACGTTTTGCAGGCTTTCCTTTTCAGCCTTTCGAGCAGCGTCGCTTCTACTCCTTAAGTGAATTATATCTCTCACAGCAGCTGGAGCGCAGCTCGGCCTTTCAATATGTGCATGCCAATCATTTGCGGCAGCTCTCGAATGCGGCACACAACATGTTGCCACCGCAGTCGGTCAAATGA
- the LOC108602610 gene encoding uncharacterized protein LOC108602610, which yields MEMRQLLLGLLWIMLQVAKAENETTTEQTRKLDFRIDRVRIHGENHFMRVAVKINENRKTFDIYVMLNRELGSNYLLMNTRVHFKLKGAQKFETIVELKHMDFCAFIAQYNSNSLMRHYFQKTFIFGDIIACPVRARNYTLSNVGMGDNMLPDYLLSGTYKFFTEIIEGTGEIPKVFSLQVISTVTA from the exons ATGGAAAtgcgacagctgctgcttggtttGCTATGGATAATGCTGCAGGTAGCTAAAGCTGAAAATGAAACGACAACTGAACAGACTAGAAAg ttGGATTTTCGCATTGATCGCGTGCGCATACATGGCGAGAATCATTTTATGCGCGTTGCTGTCAAGATCAATGAGAATCGCAAGACCTTCGATATATATGTAATGCTGAATAGGGAGCTGGGCAGCAATTATCTATTGATGAATACGCGTGTGCATTTTAAGCTAAAGGGAGCGCAGAAGTTTGAAACTATAGTGGAGTTGAAGCATATGGACTTTTGCGCATTTATAGCGCAATACAATTCCAACTCATTGATGCggcattattttcaaaaaacttttatatttggtGATATTATAGCGTGTCCAGTGCGTGCGCGTAATTATACGCTAAGTAATGTAGGCATGGGTGATAATATGCTGCCGGACTATTTGCTATCCGGCACGTATAAGTTTTTTACGGAGATCATTGAAGGCACGGGCGAGATACCCAAAGTATTCTCCTTGCAGGTGATCTCGACTGTAACTGCttga
- the LOC108604289 gene encoding protein cereblon homolog isoform X2 has product MDDDDSGGISETTSENASAAATDMQVEEEVQAGRSHAGNDEDLSSAIEAVSAAHADSRARLESIVEEAGGTSMRSENADALSQAAPSDEDEMPQALERADQVNEDQLDDNQIDEDQPDDDLIDENQPDPEQDQVYVDLQQIDDEIAASLSPVHSDSDMSLDSPGSEDDSDIEAVPRWMIPSNRVRSAVEVLVSHARSRDGGIAALLNRDNFLQRVRSMVFTQDRHRSRHSDESSLDTNPDGGVIGPPPPLDIDMEEGVRFDTNLPAEHSYFGPNVNRVPGVDYLEVGSTHRMLIFMHQHILFPGEVLPFLIDGSIIDDEVQESGRDGVIFGVGFPLMQPPEDNQHKLYGVTCQIYEKGQSGTHFVFYKSRALQRIVINCDDINGPPQYIARNPTMKCYSKVKILPEYFLPEPLKCIDMGSLNRFRDIPSMQDKFRRYQITTTPWPIEACQEYSFEDIIEKARKKLEIHKIDTMPKCPIQLSYWLVRNLHLTEKVMRLTFLTDSVNTRLQLIGTTLKEESIFYCRYCNSSLAFCSDLFAMSKHGVQTQYCNSAGYIHETNTVYRVIAQAIEYNGEPSTEFSWFPGYQWHIILCKFCAQHVGWEFKAIESNLVPKIFFGLAGSSVRIGKISERTPVNGSTFVVRNLLRLVSGGEAE; this is encoded by the exons atggATGACGATGATTCTGGAG GAATCTCTGAAACTACATCAGAAAATgcaagtgcagctgcaacagacATGCAGGTGGAGGAAGAAGTGCAAGCAGGCAGGTCACATGCTGGAAATGATGAAGACTTGAGCAGTGCAATAGAAGCTGTGTCCGCGGCTCATGCGGACAGTCGAGCACGGTTGGAAAGCATTGTCGAAGAG GCGGGCGGAACATCTATGCGCTCGGAAAATGCAGATGCATTGTCACAGGCGGCCCCAAGTGATGAAGATGAGATGCCACAAGCATTGGAGCGGGCAGATCAAGTTAATGAAGATCAGCTTGATGACAATCAAATTGATGAAGATCAACCTGATGACGATCTAATTGATGAAAATCAACCTGATCCAGAACAAGATCAAGTTTATGTTGATCTTCAACAAATTGATGACGAAATTGCAGCGAGTCTGAGTCCAGTGCATAGCGACAGTGATATGTCCCTAGATAGTCCAGGCAGCGAGG ATGACTCGGACATTGAGGCTGTGCCGCGCTGGATGATACCCTCCAATCGTGTGCGCTCCGCCGTGGAGGTGTTGGTATCACATGCACGCAGTCGGGATGGCGGCATTGCCGCGCTGCTAAATCGCGATAACTTTTTACAGCGCGTGCGTAGCATGGTTTTTACACAGGATCGTCATCGCAGCAGACATAGCGATGAGTCTAGTTTGGATACAAATCCGGATGGTGGCGTAATAGGCCCGCCACCGCCTTTGGATATTGACATGGAAGAGGGTGTACGCTTTGATACAAATTTGCCTGCAGAGCATTCATATTTTGGACCCAACGTCAATCGTGTGCCGGGCGTAGATTATCTGGAAGTGGGCAGCACCCATCGCatgcttatatttatgcatCAGCATATATTGTTTCCCGGTGAAGTGCTGCCATTTTTGATTGACGGTAGCATTATAGATGATGAAGTGCAGGAGAGTGGCCGCGATGGCGTCATATTTGGCGTGGGCTTTCCTCTAATGCAACCACCTGAAGATAATCAACACAAGCTTTACGGTGTCACCTGCCAGATATACGAAAAGGGCCAAAGCGGCACACACTTTGTATTCTACAAATCTCGGGCGTTGCAACGCATAGTCATCAATTGCGATGATATAAACGG ACCGCCGCAGTATATTGCACGTAATCCAACCATGAAGTGTTATAGTAAAGTTAAGATACTGCCAGAGTACTTTCTACCAGAGCCGCTCAAATGCATTGACATGGGGTCCCTGAATCGTTTTCGAGATATACCTTCAATGCAGGATAAGTTCCGCCGTTACCAAATAACCACGACACCTTGGCCAATTGAGGCATGCCAAGAATACTCCTTCGAAGATATAATAGAAAAGGCGCGCAAAAAGTTGGAAATACATAAGATAGACACAATGCCCAAGTGCCCCATACAGCTGTCATATTGGCTAGTGcgcaatttacatttaacagAGAAGGTTATGCGTCTAACGTTTCTAACGGATTCGGTTAATACACGCCTGCAGCTGATTGGCACTACATTGAAGGAGGAGTCGATCTTCTATTGCCGCTACTGCAATAGCAGCCTGGCCTTTTGCTCAGATCTGTTTGCCATGTCCAAGCACGGCGTACAAACACAATATTGTAATTCAG CTGGCTATATACACGAGACGAATACAGTATATCGCGTTATAGCACAAGCTATTGAATACAATGGTGAACCCTCGACCGAATTTAGTTGGTTTCCTGGCTATCAGTGGCATATTATACTCTGTAAGTTTTGTGCGCAACATGTGGGCTGGGAATTTAAGGCAATTGAGTCGAATTTAGTGCCGAAGATCTTCTTTGGTCTGGCTGGTTCCAGCGTGCGCATTGGCAAAATCAGTGAGCGTACTCCTGTTAATGGCAGCACCTTTGTTGTGCGCAATCTGTTGCGCCTAGTCTCTGGGGGTGAAGCGGAATGA
- the LOC108602574 gene encoding uncharacterized protein LOC108602574 — MASQQNLIKVAVLMTVLTIANASTPFRHCADSSNPLPLMVQIDNCEQLPCDVWKSMESKIIVQFVATRNAMAKLNARVQLTSLGMNIPYELEAQRSNVCANLMYGAYCPLDAGEDATYQLMLPVANNQPEVPTRLELTLYDAERADQVVACFLADMRVRKPSH, encoded by the exons atggcaagccaacaaaatttgattaaagtaGCAGTGCTGATGACAGTGCTGACAATTGCTAATGCTTCAACGCCTTTTAGGCATT GCGCCGACAGCAGCAATCCACTGCCGCTAATGGTGCAAATAGACAACTGCGAGCAGCTGCCTTGTGATGTATGGAAGAGCATGGAGTCCAaaataattgtgcaatttGTAGCCA CACGCAATGCCATGGCCAAGCTCAATGCGCGAGTGCAGCTAACCTCGCTGGGCATGAATATACCCTACGAGCTGGAAGCACAACGCAGCAATGTGTGCGCTAATCTTATGTATGGCGCCTATTGTCCACTCGATGCTGGCGAGGATGCCACCTATCAGTTAATGCTGCCTGTGGCCAACAATCAGCCGGAGGTGCCCACACGACTGGAGCTGACGCTTTATGATGCGGAGCGTGCTGATCAAGTGGTCGCTTGCTTTCTGGCCGATATGCGTGTGCGTAAGCCAAGTCACTAG
- the LOC108602566 gene encoding uncharacterized protein LOC108602566 — protein sequence MAYTKCITLSILLLFTLLGAANAEKLPATDVKRCAGNKPFPLEVRVAGCIKPPCIIYKGTVQVFEIDFVSHKFVTNVTALVKATTLGVITVPYELPDEVAAVCPNLMYGAYCPLYPTEDVTYYFEFPIGEYPEIGVKIEIYLVDQDHDIVTCFTCDIKVKKGVSGNKVAELN from the exons ATGGCTTACACTAAGTGCATTACTCTAagcattttgctgttgtttacgCTTCTAGGCGCTGCCAATGCTGAAAAACTTCCCGCCACGGATGTAAAGCGCT GCGCTGGCAATAAACCCTTTCCACTGGAAGTGCGTGTTGCAGGTTGCATCAAGCCGCCTTGCATCATTTACAAGGGCACGGTGCAAGTATTCGAAATTGACTTTGTTTCACACAAGTTTGTCACAAATGTCACAGCGCTGGTTAAGGCAACTACCTTGGGTGTCATAACTGTGCCTTATGAGCTGCCTGATGAGGTTGCAGCCGTTTGTCCTAATCTTATGTATGGCGCTTATTGTCCTTTGTATCCTACGGAAGATGTTACATATTACTTTGAGTTTCCCATTGGTGAATATCCTGAAATTGGTGTCAAGATTGAAATATATCTAGTCGATCAGGATCATGATATCGTTACCTGTTTTACCTGCGATATTAAGGTTAAGAAGGGCGTGTCTGGCAACAAAGTCGCTGaacttaattaa
- the LOC108601423 gene encoding odorant receptor 98a-like, with amino-acid sequence MFIAKYFEKAKPGAALLTSRDSYELAIFSMTLLGWHSPAGSGYATRAFAFIRISLNIMFSVIYLPIGFLLTYVRSISNMGAEELFTSMELFLNIPPCSLKILTMIWNRWRVYKAQELLDVLDERCVRSSERQLVHRLVNRSSKIFNAYHTLYVLVPVVMIVAGISSNRLPWMIYNPFIDYQSSTEKFLICCVIEFLIAGTAIYGNLIPDIIPVLFGFTVREHLQLLKGRVSRLCTDEEMTEQQNYEELVLCIKDHKMILAYCDHMRPLISLTMFIQFCAIAAALSVTMMHLVFFAHFWSGLGSALYMTGISGLHDG; translated from the exons atgtttatagcGAAATACTTTGAAAAGGCCAAACCAGGCGCTGCTCTGTTAACATCTCGAGACTCCTATGAATTGGCGATCTTCAGCATGACACTGCTGGGCTGGCATAGTCCGGCGGGCAGCGGATATGCTACACGGGCATTTGCCTTTATACGAATTTCATTGAACATAATGTTCTCTGTTATTTATCTGCCCATAGGTTTTCTGCTGACCTATGTGCGCAGCATTAGCAACATGGGCGCTGAAGAGTTGTTTACTTCAATGGAATTGTTTTTGAACATACCGCCCTGTTCGCTGAAGATTCTCACAATGATTTGGAATCGCTGGCGTGTGTATAAAGCTCAGGAGCTACTGGATGTCCTGGATGAGCGTTGCGTGCGCAGTTCGGAGCGCCAGTTAGTGCATCGACTGGTTaatcgcagcagcaaaatattcaatGCCTATCATACGCTCTATGTGCTGGTGCCTGTTGTTATGATCGTCGCTGGCATTTCCAGCAATCGCTTGCCCTGGATGATCTATAATCCGTTTATTGATTACCAGTCGAGCACTGAGAAGTTTCTGATTTGTTGTGTCATTGAATTTCTTATAGCGGGCACGGCTATTTATGGAAATCTAATACCGGATATAATTCCAGTGCTGTTTGGATTCACAGTGCGTGAGCATTTGCAGTTGCTCAAGGGGCGCGTTTCAAGATTATGCACTGATGAGGAAATGACTGAGCAGCAGAACTATGAGGAGCTGGTGCTGTGCATTAAGGATCATAAAATGATATTGGC CTACTGCGATCACATGCGTCCCTTGATTTCCCTCACCATGTTTATACAGTTTTGTGCCATAGCCGCTGCCTTATCGGTTACCATGATGCATTTGGTTttctttgcacatttttggAGTGGTTTGGGCTCAGCTTTGTATATGACAG GCATAAGTGGGTTGCATGATGGATAA
- the LOC108604290 gene encoding E3 ubiquitin-protein ligase FANCL: protein MEQLEYKLYNSACLEIKPGWQLEDLLAHLDELLPKQKVKDMDRGLATKSSNIYAEIVKLHKPQKYRMELNEAYTRLRFSRFVEFEAHYLELELPTLRLLQHSLPECVALANILANKAPTLTDVLNLYLRLLEELRPFYDSFVDIDELCDVLQPYPITTKHNTRVFPLKERVYLKLSIADPFASYGSMAIEIIGPTEDVAQLRHVLSDGLSSWDMELDMHKNLLRIFDLCYFPMPATVELGETQRAADDQQLCNICYVYRLDSGEVPIVSCDNQRCVLKCHAACLKEWFDTLADGKTFLEVSFGQCPYCKGKLSTSFAALLKN from the exons ATGGAACAATTAGAATATAAGCTATACAACAGTGCGTGCCTAGAAATAAAACCAGGCTGGCAACTGGAGGACTTGTTGGCGCATTTGGACGAGCTGCTACCCaagcaaaaagtcaaagaTATGGACAGAGGCTTGGCAACAAAGAgcagcaatatttatgcagaGATTGTAAAACTGCACAAGCCTCAAAAGTATCGCATGGAGTTGAATGAGGCTTACACGCGTTTGCGCTTCAGCAGATTTGTTGAATTTGAGGCACATTATCTGGAATTGGAGCTACCAACGCTACGTTTGCTGCAACATAGTTTACCCGAGTGTGTAGCCTTGGCAAACATTCTGGCAAATAAGGCACCCACGCTAACAGACGTCTTGAATCTCTATCTAAGGCTATTGGAGGAACTGCGTCCATTTTATGACAGCTTTGTGGATATAGACGAGCTGTGTGATGTGCTGCAGCCATATCCTATAACGACAAAACATAATACGCGTGTGTTTCCATTGAAAGAGCGTGTATATCTCAAGCTTAGCATTGCGGATCCGTTTGCTAGCTATGGCTCAATGGCTATAGAGATCATAGGACCAACAGAGGACGTGGCACAATTGCGTCATGTGCTTAGCGATGGCCTGAGCAGCTGGGACATGGAACTAGATATGCATAAGAATCTTCTGCGCATCTTCGACTTGTGTTATTTTCCCATGCCCGCCACAGTCGAACTGGGAGAGACGCAGCGGGCAGCAGATGATCAGCAGCTATGTAACATTTGCTATGTTTATCGCCTGGACAGCGGTGAGGTGCCAATTGTTTCATGCGATAATCAGCGTTGTGTGCTCAAATGTCATGCAGCCTGTCTGAAGGAGTGGTTCGATACGCTGGCAGATGGCAAAACCTTTCTGGAGGTATCCTTTGGCCAGTGTCCTTACTGCAAAGGG AAACTATCCACTTCCTTTGCTGCGTTGCTAAAAAACTAA
- the LOC108604291 gene encoding NPC intracellular cholesterol transporter 2, producing the protein MLRFVLLTLACLCVAEGVTNFKQCKGKPAPLKVNVHDCEEPPCVVYKGQFALMDVQFVGNENNSRDLETKVTAKVFGITVPYDLPKEVSDICENLLYGAMCPIDKGEDVTYRFRFYVEQEFPEITTEVTVTLNDANMEPVACFIVSCKIRKGPASRNATDTLLLA; encoded by the exons atgctgcgttttgttttgctaaccTTGGCGTGTCTATGTGTGGCTGAAGGCGTCACTAATTTTAAACAAT GTAAAGGTAAGCCCGCACCTTTGAAAGTGAATGTGCATGACTGTGAAGAGCCGCCCTGTGTTGTCTACAAAGGTCAATTTGCGCTTATGGATGTGCAATTCGTAGGCA ATGAAAATAATTCTCGGGACTTGGAGACAAAAGTAACTGCCAAAGTCTTTGGCATAACTGTGCCCTATGATTTACCCAAGGAAGTCTCCGATATATGCGAAAATCTTTTATACGGCGCCATGTGTCCCATTGATAAGGGCGAGGATGTTACATATCGTTTTAGATTCTATGTTGAGCAAGAGTTTCCCGAAATAACTACCGAAGTGACGGTTACACTAAACGATGCCAATATGGAGCCCGTTGCCTGTTTCATTGTCAGTTGTAAAATACGCAAGGGTCCAGCCTCGCGTAATGCCACAGATACTCTGCTATTGGCCTAG